A DNA window from Ralstonia solanacearum K60 contains the following coding sequences:
- a CDS encoding helix-turn-helix transcriptional regulator: protein MIVPSGAPASRALSIVLRQLYAAACTGSAVDVMEVARIAWHVAHATALVRWRRDGRWRWVASHGTHAPTLLWQAAHGEASVTSRPLIDAEVQGVVWTSGQAEPGTLPQAPLFAEDDVLPHLAQALELCWERGRGAGSGDTVARASAARLWLAEMFHLTRREADVADLLARGADPALIASTLGISRDTVRTHLKHVYRKTNTHSQCDVVRLMFAAAGQR from the coding sequence ATGATCGTGCCGTCCGGTGCCCCAGCGTCCCGTGCGTTGTCCATCGTGCTCAGGCAACTGTATGCGGCTGCCTGCACGGGTTCGGCCGTGGACGTGATGGAGGTCGCGCGCATCGCCTGGCATGTGGCGCATGCCACGGCATTGGTGCGCTGGCGACGCGACGGCCGGTGGCGGTGGGTCGCCTCGCACGGCACGCATGCGCCGACCTTGCTCTGGCAGGCCGCGCACGGCGAGGCCTCGGTCACGTCGCGGCCGCTGATCGATGCCGAAGTGCAGGGCGTGGTCTGGACCTCCGGCCAAGCTGAGCCCGGCACACTGCCGCAGGCCCCCCTGTTTGCCGAGGACGACGTCCTGCCGCATCTCGCGCAGGCCCTGGAGCTGTGCTGGGAACGGGGCCGTGGTGCCGGCTCCGGCGATACGGTTGCGCGCGCATCGGCGGCACGCCTGTGGCTGGCCGAGATGTTCCACCTGACCCGCCGCGAGGCGGACGTTGCCGACCTGCTGGCGCGCGGCGCCGATCCGGCGCTGATCGCGAGCACGCTCGGCATCTCGCGCGACACCGTGCGCACCCATCTCAAACACGTCTACCGCAAGACCAACACGCACAGCCAGTGCGATGTGGTACGGCTCATGTTCGCGGCGGCCGGGCAGCGCTAG
- a CDS encoding multidrug/biocide efflux PACE transporter, protein MSVPQKKPLERVLYALAFELIATLICAPLLSWLMGQPLAQMGALTILFALAAMAWNMVFNAAFERIERRCGWTRTLTVRAAHAVAFEGGLVVLLVPLGAWWLGVSLLQALLLDIGLMLFFLPYTFFFNLAYDNLRARWVAGRALA, encoded by the coding sequence ATGTCTGTGCCGCAGAAGAAACCGCTGGAGCGCGTGCTGTATGCGCTGGCCTTCGAACTCATCGCCACGCTGATCTGTGCGCCGCTGCTCAGTTGGCTGATGGGGCAGCCGCTGGCGCAGATGGGGGCGTTGACGATTCTGTTCGCGCTGGCGGCGATGGCTTGGAACATGGTGTTCAATGCTGCATTCGAGCGCATCGAGCGCCGCTGCGGATGGACGCGTACGCTGACCGTGCGCGCGGCGCATGCCGTGGCGTTCGAGGGCGGGCTGGTCGTGCTGCTGGTGCCGCTCGGCGCGTGGTGGCTTGGCGTGAGCCTGCTCCAGGCGCTGCTGCTCGACATCGGCCTCATGCTCTTCTTCCTGCCGTATACCTTCTTCTTCAACCTGGCCTACGACAATTTGCGCGCACGCTGGGTGGCCGGTCGTGCCCTCGCCTGA
- a CDS encoding LysR family transcriptional regulator — protein MRHSPEALLAFAEAATLGSFSAAARKLGKRQSTISEAIGNLEIDLGLTLFDRGTRQPTLTDAGRAMLAQVRRVLEASEQMDRLATQMAGGLEARLALAVSDTYQSDRYEQTLAALEARFPDLELECLIAEHEDVVGLIQQDRAQLGLVASQPAYPPDIGAATISEPSEIGLFVGRQHPLARHGDAETPHAELRAARELRLNTMAAPGGARTEGPDVGGARRWSAPSYLMLLEMAALGYGWTELPRWMVERFAADRLHEVRARGWPRRVPVDAVWSRKRPLGKAGAWLLETMLAN, from the coding sequence ATGCGCCATTCACCGGAAGCCCTGCTCGCTTTTGCCGAAGCCGCCACCCTGGGCTCGTTCTCCGCCGCAGCACGCAAGCTGGGCAAGCGGCAGTCGACCATCAGCGAGGCGATCGGCAACCTGGAGATCGACCTGGGGCTGACGCTGTTCGACCGCGGCACCCGCCAGCCCACCCTCACCGATGCCGGCCGCGCCATGCTCGCGCAGGTGCGGCGCGTGCTGGAGGCCAGCGAACAGATGGACCGCCTGGCCACCCAGATGGCCGGCGGCCTGGAGGCACGGCTGGCGCTCGCGGTGTCCGACACCTATCAGTCCGACCGCTACGAGCAGACGCTGGCCGCGCTGGAAGCGCGCTTTCCCGACCTCGAACTCGAATGCCTGATCGCCGAGCATGAAGACGTGGTCGGCCTGATCCAGCAGGATCGCGCGCAGCTCGGGCTGGTGGCCTCGCAGCCCGCGTATCCGCCGGACATCGGCGCGGCGACCATCAGCGAGCCGTCGGAGATCGGCCTGTTTGTCGGCAGGCAGCATCCGCTGGCGCGCCACGGCGATGCCGAAACACCGCACGCCGAACTGCGCGCGGCGCGCGAACTGCGGCTCAACACCATGGCCGCTCCGGGCGGCGCACGCACCGAAGGGCCCGATGTCGGCGGCGCGCGCCGCTGGTCGGCACCGAGCTATCTCATGCTGCTGGAAATGGCGGCGCTGGGCTACGGCTGGACCGAACTGCCGCGCTGGATGGTGGAGCGCTTCGCGGCCGACCGGCTGCACGAAGTGCGCGCCCGCGGCTGGCCGCGCCGCGTGCCGGTGGATGCCGTGTGGTCGCGCAAGCGGCCACTGGGCAAGGCCGGTGCATGGCTGCTGGAGACGATGCTGGCGAACTAA
- a CDS encoding flagellar brake protein has translation MSTPLRQLAQGDVPIGQPLAFALADGAGRLLLKAGTVVPDADDVRLLFHHGPVVAVEPASVDALTSAPAADPSARPRLGSMGLAVGTILQVQEKSAPLRAPLSCRLIGYIEGEALFVTLPADARRTLRPEPREALLLRGFSGRAVYSMLCSVTAVCQFPSPYLVLSMPSKLQKVPLRKAKRVQVRIGAMVRLEAQPAGVSDRLGVIRDICLDGALVQSAGPVFRPGDRLCLAFTTHVDGHQEDFSLAGRVASGPPALGAPSSAFPSFGVEFSLSKAQSAQLSRVIIERLDS, from the coding sequence ATGAGCACGCCACTACGGCAACTTGCGCAGGGCGATGTCCCGATCGGGCAGCCGCTTGCTTTTGCGCTGGCGGATGGCGCCGGTCGCCTGCTGCTCAAGGCCGGCACGGTCGTGCCGGATGCGGACGATGTGCGCCTGCTGTTCCATCATGGCCCGGTGGTGGCGGTGGAGCCCGCATCGGTGGATGCGTTGACGTCAGCGCCGGCTGCGGACCCGTCCGCGCGGCCGCGCCTGGGCAGCATGGGCCTGGCCGTGGGCACGATCCTGCAGGTCCAGGAGAAATCCGCGCCGTTGCGGGCCCCGCTGTCCTGCCGGCTGATTGGCTATATCGAAGGCGAGGCACTGTTCGTGACGCTGCCCGCCGATGCCCGGCGCACGCTGCGGCCCGAACCGCGCGAGGCGCTGCTGCTGCGGGGTTTCTCCGGCCGGGCGGTGTACAGCATGTTGTGCAGCGTGACGGCGGTGTGCCAGTTTCCGTCGCCGTATCTGGTGCTGTCGATGCCGAGCAAGCTGCAGAAGGTGCCGTTGCGCAAGGCCAAGCGGGTGCAGGTGCGCATCGGTGCGATGGTGCGGCTCGAGGCGCAGCCTGCCGGCGTGTCGGACCGCCTGGGCGTGATCCGCGACATCTGCCTGGACGGCGCGCTGGTGCAGAGTGCCGGGCCGGTCTTTCGGCCGGGCGATCGTCTGTGCCTGGCGTTCACCACCCACGTGGACGGCCACCAGGAGGATTTCTCCCTGGCGGGCCGCGTTGCCAGCGGCCCGCCCGCGCTGGGCGCGCCATCGTCGGCGTTTCCGTCGTTCGGCGTCGAATTCTCGTTGTCGAAAGCGCAGTCAGCCCAGTTGTCCCGCGTCATCATCGAGCGGCTGGACAGCTGA
- a CDS encoding RidA family protein, producing the protein MSGVRYVNAPTLRAPAGHYSHAVCANGFVFVAGQIPVTPDGRKLVDASFEEQVRQVLHNLDAVLAASGTDRARLVQVRVYVTDMETHWPAFDALYRAWIGEVRPARAVVPVPTLHYGLAVEIEATALAGD; encoded by the coding sequence ATGAGCGGCGTGCGCTACGTCAATGCGCCCACCTTGCGCGCGCCGGCCGGGCATTATTCGCACGCCGTCTGCGCAAACGGGTTCGTGTTCGTGGCCGGGCAGATTCCGGTCACGCCCGATGGCCGCAAGCTGGTCGACGCCTCGTTCGAGGAACAGGTGCGCCAGGTGCTGCATAACCTCGATGCCGTGCTCGCCGCGAGCGGCACGGACCGCGCGCGCCTCGTGCAGGTGCGCGTGTATGTGACCGACATGGAGACTCACTGGCCGGCGTTCGATGCGCTGTACCGCGCGTGGATCGGCGAGGTGCGCCCGGCCCGCGCGGTGGTGCCCGTGCCGACCCTGCATTACGGCCTGGCGGTGGAGATCGAGGCCACGGCGCTGGCGGGCGATTGA
- a CDS encoding threo-3-hydroxy-L-aspartate ammonia-lyase has protein sequence MTTLPITYDDVVAAHARLQGQAHRTPVLTSTTANALTGAELFFKCENFQRMGAFKFRGAYNALSQFTPEQRKAGVITFSSGNHAQAIALSARLLGMRAVIVMPKDAPVIKVEATRGYGGEVVFYDRYTEDREAIGRRLAEQHGLTLIPPYDHPHVMAGQGTAAKELIEETGPLDLLLVCLGGGGLLSGCATAARALSPACRIIGVEPEAGNDGQQSLRKGEIVHIDTPATIADGAQTQHLGNYTFAVIRALVDDIATVSDADLVDTMRFFAGRMKIVVEPTGCLAAAAVLQQRVDVRGKRVGVIVSGGNVDLQHFARLVQAVA, from the coding sequence ATGACCACGCTGCCCATCACCTACGACGATGTCGTCGCTGCCCACGCCCGCCTGCAGGGCCAGGCTCACCGCACGCCGGTCCTCACCTCGACCACGGCGAATGCGCTGACCGGCGCCGAGCTGTTCTTCAAGTGCGAGAACTTCCAGCGCATGGGCGCCTTCAAGTTCCGCGGGGCGTACAACGCGCTGTCGCAGTTCACGCCCGAGCAGCGCAAGGCCGGTGTCATCACGTTCTCGTCGGGCAACCACGCGCAGGCGATTGCGCTGTCGGCGCGGCTGCTGGGCATGCGCGCGGTGATCGTGATGCCCAAGGACGCCCCGGTCATCAAGGTGGAGGCCACGCGCGGCTACGGCGGCGAGGTGGTCTTCTATGACCGCTACACCGAAGACCGCGAAGCCATTGGCCGCCGGCTGGCCGAGCAGCACGGCCTGACGCTGATCCCGCCCTACGACCATCCGCACGTGATGGCGGGGCAGGGTACGGCCGCCAAGGAGCTGATCGAAGAGACCGGCCCGCTCGATCTGCTGCTCGTCTGCCTGGGCGGCGGCGGCCTGTTGTCGGGCTGCGCCACGGCGGCGCGCGCGCTGAGCCCGGCATGCCGGATCATCGGCGTGGAGCCCGAGGCCGGCAACGATGGCCAGCAGAGCCTGCGCAAGGGCGAGATCGTCCACATCGACACGCCCGCCACCATTGCCGACGGAGCACAGACGCAGCATCTGGGCAATTACACCTTTGCGGTGATCCGCGCCCTGGTCGACGATATCGCGACGGTGAGCGATGCCGATCTGGTCGACACCATGCGCTTCTTCGCCGGCCGCATGAAGATCGTGGTGGAGCCGACCGGCTGCCTGGCCGCGGCGGCCGTCTTGCAGCAGCGGGTGGATGTGCGCGGCAAGCGCGTCGGCGTGATTGTCTCGGGCGGCAATGTGGACCTGCAGCACTTTGCCCGGCTCGTGCAGGCGGTCGCATGA
- a CDS encoding helix-turn-helix transcriptional regulator codes for MDVTEENRLLLREGKKIVEALGKTLAPLVEVVLHDLKRPEHAVVAIANNLSGRRVGDAVTELGLARMTDPGFPEVVQNYANRFPDGRPAKSTSIGLKNSRGEYVAAICLNMDVSLLSAVTAGLGQLMQTDAAAAPVPESLAPRGVEDVRAALERFAAARNTTPMGMTLEQRREAMRELSAGGLLNLRRALSEVARTLGVARSTVYTYLPDPTTT; via the coding sequence ATGGACGTCACCGAAGAAAACCGCCTGCTGCTGCGCGAAGGCAAGAAGATCGTCGAGGCGCTCGGCAAGACGCTGGCGCCGCTGGTGGAGGTGGTGCTGCACGACCTCAAGCGGCCCGAGCACGCTGTGGTCGCCATCGCCAACAACCTGTCGGGCCGGCGGGTGGGCGATGCCGTGACCGAACTGGGCCTGGCGCGCATGACCGACCCCGGCTTCCCGGAGGTCGTCCAGAACTACGCCAACCGGTTCCCCGACGGGCGGCCGGCCAAGAGCACGTCGATCGGCTTGAAGAACAGCCGCGGCGAATACGTGGCCGCGATTTGCCTGAACATGGACGTGTCCCTGCTGAGCGCCGTGACGGCCGGTCTGGGGCAGTTGATGCAGACCGACGCGGCCGCTGCGCCGGTGCCCGAATCCTTGGCGCCGCGTGGGGTGGAGGACGTGCGCGCGGCGCTGGAGCGCTTTGCCGCCGCCCGCAACACCACGCCCATGGGCATGACCCTCGAACAGCGCCGCGAAGCCATGCGCGAACTGTCCGCCGGCGGCCTGCTGAACCTGCGCCGCGCGCTGTCCGAAGTCGCGCGGACGCTGGGCGTGGCGCGCTCCACCGTCTACACCTACCTTCCCGACCCGACCACCACATGA
- a CDS encoding Wadjet anti-phage system protein JetD domain-containing protein, with protein sequence MDRIEAKPFAERSRDISFPLTAKGWPEFFAIAHPGERTFVWRALEAFAAQPGFTLRLDQRRSRRDLDVWERAPTLVVTAQAEALLRNETRREPSAVAGWTAEWREAVPAYFDNAALCERLQLYPITILPRSPKEVLERLTGIPALIGSDLMLHEVASRQFWGLSKVLNGHQESIALLLGMESCPFPNKPVQLLVAARTNNPDAPILFVENAATFESMAAGRLDMAQGFILVFASGYKASARRLRQAGGSSVYLAPGVFEDEPALRRSFLRWLQSDDVVRPVYFWGDLDFAGMGILRELRVTFPNARAWEPGYDPLLSRLLAGESHGPEEAKKSGQADPGVTGCGYADETLLPSLRRFGRFVDQESL encoded by the coding sequence ATGGATCGTATCGAGGCGAAGCCATTTGCTGAGCGCAGCCGGGATATCAGCTTTCCATTGACTGCGAAGGGATGGCCCGAATTCTTCGCGATCGCTCACCCTGGTGAGCGGACGTTTGTATGGAGAGCGCTCGAGGCATTCGCGGCCCAGCCTGGGTTCACGTTAAGGTTGGATCAACGCCGCAGCCGGCGCGACCTCGATGTGTGGGAGCGGGCACCTACGCTTGTCGTGACCGCCCAGGCTGAGGCGCTTCTTCGCAACGAGACGAGGCGGGAGCCGAGTGCCGTCGCCGGGTGGACTGCAGAATGGCGGGAAGCAGTACCCGCGTATTTTGACAATGCCGCGCTATGCGAGCGGTTGCAACTCTATCCCATTACCATTCTGCCGCGCTCGCCAAAGGAGGTTCTGGAACGACTGACCGGCATTCCGGCGCTCATCGGATCGGACCTCATGCTCCACGAAGTGGCCAGCCGGCAGTTCTGGGGTTTGTCGAAAGTCCTCAATGGCCATCAGGAGTCCATCGCGCTGCTGCTTGGCATGGAGAGCTGTCCTTTTCCAAACAAGCCTGTGCAATTGTTGGTGGCGGCGCGCACGAACAATCCGGATGCGCCCATTCTTTTTGTCGAGAACGCGGCAACGTTCGAATCCATGGCGGCAGGCCGGCTGGATATGGCGCAAGGTTTCATCCTTGTGTTCGCATCGGGGTACAAGGCTAGCGCGAGACGTCTGCGCCAGGCGGGAGGGAGTTCGGTCTACCTCGCCCCAGGCGTGTTCGAAGACGAGCCTGCATTGAGGCGAAGTTTCCTTCGCTGGCTGCAAAGCGACGATGTCGTGCGGCCAGTCTATTTCTGGGGTGACTTGGATTTTGCCGGAATGGGCATCCTTCGGGAACTGCGGGTGACGTTTCCAAACGCGCGGGCATGGGAGCCCGGCTATGACCCGCTTCTGAGTCGTTTGCTTGCGGGTGAATCCCATGGGCCAGAGGAGGCGAAGAAGTCGGGACAGGCGGATCCTGGCGTCACAGGTTGTGGATATGCGGATGAGACGCTTCTTCCGTCGCTTCGCAGATTCGGGCGATTTGTCGATCAGGAGAGTTTGTAG
- a CDS encoding ATP-binding protein, with product MKLEKLILVNWGFVVSREYPFGDATLLSGSTGVGKSSFQDAIQLVMTGGKHHINVFNSAQDESTGLRTGGKVKRTLASYAVGMRDNLCARPGGSHTYVVAVFSPDAGESAEPFTAVVAVEASVSGDRERGRSVEVARKLYFVLPGSRATEADFIESSEGAMVSVVGVGEIYHRLRQRYARVLPFENSIEDYLCKLYAEFRGGGKTLVGPREAEAAARAFVQSIARKTVGSVDELIREQVLAEPDFSEEIGHISSLMQNVQRLQKIASELLECQKRLAQLRHHANAFVAAFESAMEAELGEAFRRQQDAEEEIGHLEQARQRAAAEAETQDALKQRHSLAQQRATDWWLIAQSRLNDAPAAQERQRLGQEIDRATQARSEHALTILGSLAVVRRILDELTALATRPRAEGAAYSTQVEALILEASSVDAVQARADARALAAQLAVAQVDPASLHRDRFAVLDTALGALSSRLSGADGLYGAILSERAIAHHQADLLQVEIEDLNRRWRAVDSGHFDLPPNVEAAMRHLETNLPGARPRVLCNLVQPRPGTRWQSAIEGLLGGNRFVILVDAEYEARAIRAVRHELPGGRKGRSDASVMQGELAKQRACSQSLPSDSILHELVVADETARAYLTASYGRYVKVADAQALRGASQALTVDGMASGGFKMFSAWMEDGELAFGAEARRKRAVALGAEIEKKTKEMQAQRGRADELDQWALRLRDMAFTPMAPEIDALAEKQRALNSLGAQLASLDDADLASLERRVTRAKQLMDGHRELAMRAAGEAGKANERAQSLLREIANARNELVGCLDGVAQANARVVEMVRLNPYFDPNGLEQRAREAAREQTATYFDWRRRREAGVYRQARESFEQDLETHNRLSSSSIEDRVEYARGHSTQTEHEWHAYGGVPAARRRIASMLERLDQVRILNNASELQRAEMHFNNTFSTHFALVVRGAVEQGIEPLRRLNDKLKRLAFGEDRFEIEYGQMVKEYKKYFDLFQELNRLAEAQTPVDLFSAAEGVLSADSAEALDGIKKLLLDPNREQAQRRLKDIADYRNYRQYDIRKYSEDGREASLAKMATFSGGELMTPAYLIRAAVLAQAFRQFERTPSLKLMMIDEAFDKMDEGRTAAVMRYLNENLGLQLVVAMPSRASGPLLELFNFEHRFSLMKVNGLAGELDKVTEVDSSPLKTDRLRTLWAERREVVRREAVRQFEVNEARSQLAAGTGT from the coding sequence ATGAAGCTTGAGAAGCTCATTCTGGTTAATTGGGGCTTCGTGGTGTCGCGGGAATATCCGTTTGGTGACGCCACGTTGCTGTCCGGATCGACCGGTGTGGGAAAGTCGTCGTTCCAGGATGCCATCCAGTTGGTCATGACGGGCGGCAAGCACCATATCAACGTCTTCAACTCTGCACAGGACGAAAGCACGGGCCTGCGCACGGGTGGAAAGGTGAAGCGGACGCTGGCTTCCTATGCCGTGGGCATGCGCGACAATCTCTGTGCCCGGCCCGGTGGCTCGCATACCTATGTGGTCGCGGTTTTCTCGCCGGATGCCGGCGAGTCGGCCGAGCCGTTTACTGCTGTGGTCGCGGTCGAGGCTTCGGTGTCGGGTGACCGTGAACGAGGCCGCAGTGTCGAGGTGGCACGCAAGCTCTACTTCGTGCTGCCCGGCAGCCGGGCGACTGAAGCCGACTTTATCGAATCGAGCGAGGGCGCGATGGTGTCAGTCGTCGGGGTCGGAGAGATCTACCATCGCCTGCGCCAGCGCTATGCACGCGTATTGCCGTTTGAGAACAGCATTGAGGATTACCTCTGCAAGCTCTACGCTGAATTTCGCGGTGGCGGCAAGACGCTGGTCGGTCCGCGGGAGGCGGAAGCGGCTGCGCGTGCCTTTGTTCAGTCCATTGCGCGCAAGACCGTGGGATCGGTGGACGAGCTGATTCGCGAACAGGTGCTGGCGGAACCCGACTTCTCCGAAGAAATCGGCCATATTTCTTCGTTGATGCAAAACGTACAGCGGTTGCAAAAGATCGCAAGCGAACTGCTGGAATGCCAGAAGCGGCTCGCGCAACTGCGCCACCATGCAAACGCCTTTGTCGCTGCATTTGAGAGCGCAATGGAGGCTGAGCTCGGGGAGGCTTTCCGTAGGCAACAGGATGCTGAAGAGGAGATCGGGCATCTGGAGCAAGCGCGACAACGCGCCGCGGCCGAGGCGGAAACGCAGGATGCTCTTAAACAACGTCATAGCTTGGCGCAACAGCGCGCCACGGATTGGTGGCTCATCGCGCAGTCGCGGCTGAACGATGCTCCCGCAGCACAGGAGCGCCAACGGTTGGGGCAGGAGATCGACCGCGCGACTCAGGCCCGTTCCGAACATGCGCTCACGATTCTGGGTTCCCTGGCGGTCGTACGCCGCATTCTTGACGAGTTGACCGCCTTGGCGACACGTCCGAGGGCAGAGGGGGCGGCATACTCCACCCAAGTCGAGGCGCTCATTCTCGAGGCCTCATCGGTCGACGCGGTGCAAGCTCGCGCAGATGCCCGTGCCTTGGCTGCACAGCTTGCGGTGGCTCAGGTCGATCCCGCCTCTCTGCATCGTGACCGGTTTGCCGTGCTCGATACAGCGCTCGGTGCGTTATCGAGCCGCCTGAGTGGGGCGGATGGCCTGTACGGCGCAATCTTGTCGGAGAGGGCAATTGCCCACCACCAGGCAGACCTGTTGCAGGTTGAAATCGAAGATTTGAATCGGCGCTGGCGTGCAGTGGATAGCGGTCACTTCGACTTGCCACCCAACGTTGAGGCGGCGATGCGGCACCTCGAAACCAACCTGCCGGGCGCGCGTCCACGTGTGCTCTGCAACTTGGTACAGCCCCGCCCGGGCACGCGCTGGCAGAGCGCCATTGAAGGACTGTTGGGTGGCAACCGCTTTGTCATTCTGGTCGATGCCGAATACGAGGCGCGCGCCATTCGCGCTGTACGCCACGAATTGCCCGGTGGCCGGAAAGGGCGTTCGGACGCATCCGTGATGCAGGGCGAGCTTGCAAAGCAAAGAGCGTGCAGTCAGTCCTTGCCGTCGGACTCCATCCTTCATGAATTGGTGGTGGCTGACGAGACAGCACGCGCTTACCTCACGGCGAGTTATGGTCGCTATGTCAAGGTGGCCGACGCGCAGGCGCTGCGCGGCGCGTCTCAGGCGCTCACTGTGGACGGTATGGCCAGCGGTGGCTTCAAGATGTTCTCCGCATGGATGGAGGATGGGGAACTGGCCTTTGGGGCGGAAGCCCGGCGCAAGCGCGCAGTGGCGCTTGGCGCCGAGATCGAGAAGAAGACAAAGGAAATGCAGGCTCAGCGCGGGCGTGCGGACGAGCTCGATCAGTGGGCGCTCCGATTGCGCGACATGGCATTCACGCCGATGGCCCCGGAAATCGATGCTCTGGCCGAGAAACAGCGTGCGCTGAACAGCCTGGGTGCCCAACTCGCGAGCTTGGACGATGCTGACCTCGCATCGCTGGAGCGTCGGGTCACGCGAGCCAAGCAATTGATGGATGGACATCGAGAGCTGGCCATGCGCGCCGCCGGCGAGGCGGGCAAGGCGAACGAGCGTGCTCAGTCCCTGCTGCGTGAGATTGCCAACGCACGGAATGAGCTGGTGGGGTGCCTTGATGGTGTGGCGCAAGCGAATGCGCGCGTGGTCGAAATGGTGAGGCTGAACCCTTATTTCGATCCAAATGGTCTGGAGCAGCGTGCGCGTGAGGCTGCAAGGGAGCAGACGGCGACCTATTTTGACTGGCGACGCAGGCGGGAGGCCGGCGTCTACCGCCAAGCGCGGGAATCGTTCGAGCAAGATCTTGAGACGCACAACCGCTTGTCGTCGTCGTCGATCGAAGATCGGGTGGAGTATGCGCGAGGTCATTCGACACAGACCGAGCATGAATGGCACGCCTATGGCGGCGTGCCCGCTGCTCGGCGGCGAATTGCCAGCATGCTCGAACGGCTCGACCAGGTTCGCATTCTGAACAACGCCAGCGAGCTGCAGCGTGCCGAAATGCATTTCAACAACACCTTTAGCACCCACTTCGCATTGGTTGTTCGCGGAGCGGTGGAGCAGGGCATCGAACCGCTTCGGCGGCTCAATGACAAGCTCAAGCGCCTGGCATTCGGGGAAGATCGTTTTGAAATCGAATACGGTCAGATGGTCAAGGAGTACAAGAAGTATTTCGACCTGTTCCAGGAACTAAATCGGCTGGCCGAAGCGCAAACACCTGTTGATCTCTTTTCCGCCGCTGAAGGCGTGTTATCCGCGGACAGTGCCGAAGCACTGGACGGCATCAAAAAGTTGCTGCTCGATCCGAATAGGGAACAGGCACAGCGCCGCCTCAAGGATATCGCCGACTACCGCAACTATCGCCAATACGACATCCGCAAGTATTCCGAAGACGGCCGCGAGGCCTCTCTGGCCAAAATGGCGACGTTTTCCGGCGGTGAATTGATGACGCCGGCCTACCTTATCCGTGCAGCCGTGCTTGCTCAAGCTTTCCGGCAGTTCGAGCGCACACCCAGCCTGAAGCTCATGATGATCGATGAAGCGTTCGACAAGATGGACGAGGGGCGTACTGCCGCAGTGATGCGCTATCTGAATGAAAATCTCGGATTGCAGTTGGTGGTCGCCATGCCTTCGCGCGCGTCGGGTCCACTGCTCGAACTGTTCAACTTTGAGCATCGCTTCTCGTTGATGAAGGTCAATGGCTTGGCAGGTGAGCTCGACAAGGTGACTGAAGTCGACAGTTCTCCGCTAAAAACGGACCGACTGAGAACGCTGTGGGCGGAGCGCCGAGAGGTGGTGCGGCGTGAAGCAGTGCGGCAGTTTGAGGTGAACGAGGCTCGCAGCCAACTGGCAGCGGGAACGGGAACGTGA
- a CDS encoding DUF4194 domain-containing protein — MSVTDEVTIGQLVETELKARGVRPEAFRQILGRLLGASILHREDSAIERQLYDDAVRIEGLLGEYFEVGGFRLLHERHQTYFRLYPPGARVPGLPDEDDAIVVDAVRARLSADFVACCLVLRLLYSESLRQGSITERNEAIVTVEYLNATLTAQARRSLPAKTAREKLFAELKRARLIDYRADSEVEDADALIAIRGTIVQFVADSAIDAMLAEGQRSAAAPASEGASDEA, encoded by the coding sequence ATGTCGGTCACGGATGAGGTGACGATCGGGCAGTTGGTCGAGACCGAGTTGAAAGCGCGCGGTGTCCGGCCGGAAGCGTTCAGGCAGATTCTCGGCCGATTGCTGGGGGCTTCCATCCTGCACCGGGAAGACAGCGCGATTGAGCGACAGCTCTACGATGATGCTGTCCGTATTGAAGGGTTGCTCGGCGAGTATTTCGAGGTCGGGGGATTCCGACTGCTTCATGAGCGTCACCAGACTTACTTTCGTCTGTATCCGCCCGGGGCGCGGGTGCCGGGTTTACCCGATGAGGATGATGCGATCGTTGTGGACGCGGTGCGGGCGCGCTTGTCAGCGGATTTTGTTGCGTGCTGCCTGGTGTTGCGTCTGCTCTATAGCGAAAGCTTGCGGCAAGGGTCCATCACGGAGCGCAATGAGGCGATCGTCACGGTGGAATACCTGAATGCCACGCTGACCGCCCAAGCCCGGCGCTCGCTGCCAGCCAAGACCGCCCGGGAGAAGCTCTTCGCTGAACTCAAGCGCGCTCGTCTGATCGACTACCGAGCGGACTCCGAGGTGGAAGATGCCGATGCATTGATCGCCATTCGCGGGACGATTGTGCAATTCGTGGCGGATTCCGCCATCGATGCCATGTTGGCGGAAGGACAACGCAGCGCGGCGGCCCCCGCTTCTGAAGGTGCTAGTGATGAAGCTTGA